The DNA sequence AATAGAGGATATTAATTTTCTTGGCTCCATTATCTCTTTTTACTATGGATGTTTGCTAACAAAACTAAGCTACCTCGTTGTGCTTTGGCAATTACTAATCACACAATAGCCTCATCATTCCCTAAGTTGCTTCAGGAATTTAAGCCGCTGGGACACACAGAGACTGTAACTACCATCCACAGCTTTTCTAGTATGCACGTTAGGCTTTGCGTTTCGTAGGTACCGAAGAACAAAGGGAATTCTGATTTTGCTGCACGGCTGTAGCCTGTAGATCCATGTTGAAGCGCTTTGTCCTTCTGAATGTAGTCATATCGCACCGCTAGGTTACGAAGCTAGGCCGGAGGCAACCTGCCCGACCAGACGGCCTAAAGTTAGTAGTTCCGGTGCGAGGTCGTTTATTATTGCAAAACCTACGTGTATGGCAGCGGGTCCGTAGATGAGTTAGAAGCCGAGCGGGTGAATTGAGTAGCAGACAGGCGCCGATTCCCTGCTTCAAGTGCTCGCAGCGCTGCATTACCGGGTGTACACGGTAATGCCCAACAATGTTATGCAGTTTAGTAGTATGCTCCACCAGCCCTATACTGACAGCTACATCTTCAGTTGGCTAGCACAACATCGAGCAAATACTTACCAAGCCTGCCTCTAGACTAACGGTCAGGTCGAGCGCATGAACATCCCCGCTTAAAGAAGCTACCATGTTACGCTACTGTTACTGTCTGCCCGTCGCTCAACTAAATCAGCCCCCTTACGAGCCTTTATGCTAGCTGACAACTAAACGCCTCAAGCCTCTGCGCGGCCTGCCATCGTATGAACTCACTTACACTCTTTACTAAGGCCATTCTTGGTTCAATCTAACTGAACTTCCTCTGCAATAGTCTCTGCAATAGCGACCTTATAAAAAGAAGCAAGTACTCGTGCTAAGCGCTTGACTCTATAACGCTGAATTCCTGAAGGTGGAACTTGTGTGTTCAAGTATTCAATTACTTTATGCCAAAAGGCATTTTCTGCTGAGGCATGATCATAAGCGGCTCTGAATTGCAGCAAGCTAGGGACTTGCGTGAAGGTTGGGATGTAAGCTAAAAGTTGGCGGGCAAAATACTCAGGGTCTAGGTCTGCAAATAAGGGGAGAGGCAGTTGAGCGCGCTCGCTTGCAAATGCAAGTAATTGATTGATATCATCCGCCAATAACTCTTTGGCTCTGGCTTGGGCACCTGCAATCTTCTGTTTGATAAGCTGTTCGTTGTAATGCAATGTAATGCAACGCAATCTGGACAAGAATGAAAAGTCTATCCCTTGCTGTATACCACTAAGGCTTAAAAACTGCTTTGCGTTAGGGATGGGTCCAGAGTGCGAAAGACTTTTTTTCATGCCTCGAGCTAGACGCATTGTTACTTCCTCTCGCATTAAACTTAACGGATTGCCAAAAGCTAGTACTTTCCAATACAGCGTAATGTAATCACCAATTAAATAGGCCCCAGCATCAACGTAATTCAACACCTCTTGAACTGCTTGCATATACTGCTTATCATCTAGAGTCATAATGTATTCGTATTCCAAATTCAATAGAGCTCTTTGCTCGGGGCGCAAATGACCTTTGGAATCAATTGGAAAAACAGCAGCCAATTCTGCAATGAGCTCATCCGCATTAATGGCAATACCGCTTACTAGGTAATCGAACGTGTGAGCAAAAAAATGGTATTTTATTTTTGTTCCATGATAATATTTTCCCAATATGGATCCACCTACCGTTTCTGGCTTTGAAGTAGAGTCACTTTCGGGTGACTGCAGACTCAAATGTTGACCTAGCTGCATTACTACTGAATCAAGACTGCTTCGATCCAAGTAGGAAAGCTTATTACGCTGGTGTTCATTAAATATAGCTGCTGAGAAGCGCACTAGTGCTGGCAGAGCTGAATCCAAGTGAACTTGCTTTGTTAATGCCCCTTCCTCGGCTACAGTTAGTGAAGAGTAAAGAGGCAACATTTTGTGCGCAAACCTAATAAGGGTACGCAGGTTGTCCTCCGGAAACAACTCTATTAAAAGATCGCGCTGAGTTAGAAGGAACCTCTGAAAAACGACTTGATCAGGAAATTCAGCGGCAAGCACATCGTCAAGTACATCTGCTAGTGATTGAGTAAAAGCTAAGGTTTCTCCAATAACCTTTTCTTTCAAAACCTCCAGCTGTGGGGACTTTATCTCATCTTCATTTGCAATAGCAATAAGTTTGAATCCGTTGTCAACGAGAGTATTTAAGTAACCTAGTAAAGTAGTTAAATCTAAACCCTTTTCACCTATACCACGCTCGATATCGTCTACGCAGATGACAAACCGCCGAAAATCGACCAGGCTCTTAGCCATCTTTTTACTCCTGCTTCTAAACCAAGCAAAAATATCAGTAGCTGATTCCTCCACCACTTTACCACCCGCCTGAGTTATACGCCAGTCGCTGCCGGTTTTGAACGTCAGAAAGGCTTTAGTGAACAATCCAGCACACTTAGCCAGCAGATTACCGGTGCCTTCGCTTAAAAAAGGCAGGAGCTGCACAAATATTTTAGTTTCTACTTCTTCAATGCTAGCAAGGCCAAAGACCGAGAGCTCAATGATTTCGTACTTAACAGAAGCATCACCCAAAGTTGGTGTGTCCTTGATCATTGGCGTTAGCTTATGGCGAAAAAAATGCGTCTTTCCGCTGCCCCACTTTCCTGTTAAGAGCAAAGCGTAATTAGCTCGGGAAACCAAGTAATGTCGAACAGCATCAGTGGTATTAGTAGTAGGCATGTGCAACTAAGCGTCTGTATGGAAATTGCTTTGGGGCTAAAAGAAAACGAGCTAGCGAATTGCAGGCGAAGTTCCTAGGCTCCGGTCCGCATGATGGTTGACAGCTATCAACCTCTCTGACTCGCAGTGGCAAGGTATTACACCTTGGCTGCCGCTGCAAAGCAAGCGAAACTTGTGCCTACTGCGAGCTGTTGAAGCGTTGTAGTACGTGTGCAGCCCTAGCCCGCGGTATACTACTTCCGCCGCTGGCAATAAAACGGCACACTGTAGTAACTGAACCTGGGCTTAAACGAGGCGGACCAGCAGGCGCAGGGGCAACCGCCCACACAGCAGTGCTGTGCCCGGGCGGCCAGAGCTCCAAATTAGCCCCGTGCATCGCCGAGCACCGCGGCAGGAACAAGGCAAGTGCATGAATGGGTGCAAACGGCTGCTGCTAGTAGACCAGCAGGGCCGTGTCTGGGCCGCTGATCGCAAGCGGCCAACTAGCACGACAGCCGCTGCGTGGCCCCTTGCTGCTTGAGCACCGGTACTTGAAGCCACTCCTGACCATCTCTGTGACGGACCGCCCCTACCGCGGCTGCTTCACCGAAGGGCCGATAGAGCGCGGCCAGCGCCACAAAGTTATTAACTGTCCAGCGTACACCCGTGAATTCGTGTCGATAGACTGCCGCTGTGTATTGGAACGCTCTTTCGCTTAGCTTAACTTCTTCTGCCGACTCTGGATGAAGTGCCGCACGACGATGGGGTTAAGCACGGCCAACTCGGCGCCGGCCGCTATCAGATGGTAAGCCAGGACAAGGTAGTAGGTGCCGGCGGCTTCCATCACGTACAAGCTAACAGCTCCGCAGCGACGTACCAGCTGGCGGAAACTCGCCGGCATGTTGCGCACTTCCAGGTGCCGCAGGCTATGACCCAGTTGGGGGTACACGGCCAACTGGGCTTTGCTTACATCGCCGCCACCAGGGCAGAAGTTAGTTACATACGAAACAGTAACAGAAGGGAAACGTGAGGCGACGTCATCCACCGCAGCATTCTTGATCCTAAGCAGTCTCTACTGGCCTAACGTAACTATCCAACGCGGCCATAGAACGGACGGGGAATACTCATGTTAGGGTCTACCATCCCTACGGCTCTAATCCATCTTGCTCCATCCATTGCGTCAGGGCTGAGTTCAAGCAACAGCTCAAACACAAGACACTCTAACAATCGATTTCCAAACAGTCTCCAAATAGACGTAACTCTATACACCCCTCCTGTAGATGCACACGACTATTTGTCGTTCAAATCAGCCGGATGGTGTTTAATATAATAGTCGAGCTGCTTTTTCTCATACAGAACTCGATTATCAGATACATGAAGTCCAAGTACCAGTCCTTCACGTCGCAGCTTATTCAAGGTAGGTTTGCTAATGTGCAGGTAGGATAATGCCTGCTTAGTCGTAAGATACACCGGCTCAAATGCTGAGTTCCTCGAATTGATCTGAGACATCGGTACTTCTTTCAACAGCACTTGAATTTTTTCATTTATGATTTCGGCAAGGAGCCGCCGTAGTTTCTTCGCGCTTACTATCAGGATTTTCATGGCCGGAAACGTTATTATGTCGTTTTACCTCAATGGCTAACTTTCTTCTGCTTGCTCAAACTGTACAAAGCTGTTTCGCCACATTATAACGCCATCCGCAGTCTTCCATGCTGCTAGCAAGGCTCTATGTGCTTATCGTTTCACTATGCATAAAGTAACGTCTGTGCTCTAGCTTGTTCAGCAATCGTAGCTGGGTACGGTTATAAAGTTATATACTTATACCCCTAGCATTGAAAGCACAGCATTGATCTGGTCAACAAAGAGGGTTGATGCGTAGTCTAGCTCAGTTGAATTATTAAACCGCCCTAAACCTACTCGGACTGTAGCGCGGGCATGGTCACGAGAAAGACCTATGGATAGCAATGTAGTGGAGGGCTCGATGGTACCGGAGTCGCAAGCGGAACCAGTACTGAGCGCTATTATTGGAAGCCGAGCAAGTAAAGCGTCGGCTTCAATACCGGGAAAAGTAAGACTGGAGTTGTGAGGTAAGCGCAACGCAGGGTTGCCATTACGGTAAGCATTCGGTACTGCATTGATTACCGCGCCCTCAAATTCGTCGCGGAGGGTAGCCAGACGCACCGATTCGGTCGGCAGCAACTCTTGGCAGCGGGCGCAGGCTGCCCCAAGGCCAACAATGCCAGGCACGTTCAAAGTGCCCGAACGCCAACTGCGCTCCTGACCTCCGCCGTAGCTGAGCGGTTCGAGCTGAGTACGGCGGGGCTGGTGCACAATGAGGGCCCCAATGCCTTGAGGGCCGTAGAGCTTGTGGCCGCTGATGGACAGCATGTCTACTCCCCAAGTCAACACATCCACCGGAATTTTACCGACTGCTTGCGCTGCATCAGTATGCAAGCGGGCACCAACAGCGTGGGCCAGTTCAGCTAGTTTGGCAATAGGTTGGATGGTGCCTACCTCGCCGTTGGCGGAGTGGACGGATACCAATAGTGTTTGATCATTGATGGCCTCTCGAGCAGCAGCAAGGTCAATAGTGCCTTGAGAATCAACAGGCAGCACTACTATCTCAAATCCTTCGCGGGCTAGCTGTTTCGCGGGGTTGGTAACCGCTTTGTGCTCGATAGATGAAATGACAATGCGCCGGCGCGGGTTGGTGGCGCGGGCAGCGCGTGCGTAGCCTAGTAATGCCAAATTATTGGATTCTGTTGCACCACTAGTGAAGATAACCTCGCCGGGTTGGGCCCCTACCAACTCTGCTACTTGCTCACGGGCTTGCTGCACGGCATCAGCAGTGCGGGCGCCAGCAAAGTGTGGTGACGAGGGGTTACCGAACTGGCCCTGAAAAAAGGGCAGCATGGCTTCCAGCACGACTGGGTCGCAAGGGGTAGTAGCGTGGTGATCGAGGTAAATGAGTGACATGGTACTAGGACCGCTCAACGGTAATGTAACGGCCGTACTTGCGGTACTCGGCATCGATGGTGTAGAGCTGGTCCCACACGCCTTGCCGAAGCTTGATGGCGGGCTCAACGCAGTACTTGTAGAATTCGGCAGGGGTGACTTCACCGTGCGGGAACAACAGCTTCATGTAGCCGCTGGCTAGAGCGCGCACACTCTCCTGATTGCGCTGGTATGCGTCTGGGCCAAGATTGATGTGACGGGCGCAGTAGGCATCGGTGGTGAGTTCCTGGCGCAGATGCAAGAGAATGTCGCTGAAGTAATCAGCTTTCAGACCGCTCTGCTCGGCGAAGCTAGCCGGAGAGAGTTTGGGTACTTCCCAACCAGGAATCATGCCCTTGATGCGGTCGAGAAAAGCGGTTTCCTGCAGGAAGACGGGCAGTTCACTTACGACTAAAGGCTCGTTGGCGGGGCGTTGGTTGGCGTCGAGCGTAATGTTGGCCAAAAGCACAAAACCGCAATCAGAGGCCATTTCGTGCTTGCCCCCGCGGGAGATTTTTCCGTTAGCGAGGTAGCCTTTCAGGCCGCCTACTATTTCGGCGGGATTATCGAATTTGAGTGTTTGAACTTCGTCAAGCACGACCACCGCATAGCGAGCTAAGATGCCAGGCTGATTGGTTTGGTTGTTGACGAAGAGCACCGACGGCGAGACATTGCCTCCGCTGACGAGGCGCACGAGAGGGGAAATATTCTCGTAGATGTAGCTCTTACCCGTGCCTTTGGGCGCCAGCTCCATTAGATGCACGTTCTTCTGCACCAGCGGCAGCAAACGGGCTAGTACCAGCTGCTGGGCTTCGGGGCTGTAAGCAGCAGGATTATAGCCCATGGTAAGTAGCAGCAGAGCCCGCCATTCTTCCAGCTTGAACTCGCGTCTAGCCTCGCGCCAACGGTCGAGGTTGACGGTGGCTTGCATGGGCTGGAATTCCGTGATAACAATGCCCTGGTCGCGAATGTAGAGCAGCTGCGCAACGCCCCACATGCCCTGCTGGAGCAATGCCGGATAAGCTTCGAGCAGGTGTTCGGCAATCTGGGCACGGTCCTCCCCTATCATGGGCAGCTTGGCCACCCGTTCGGCCTTTTTTCCCGACAGCACTACATCAACCTGCACGGGAGTCAGGATGCGCACCGACTCGCCATTGAGCAGGCGGTTTCGGATTATGTTGCCTTCGTCAGGTTTTGGCACCACCCGAGCAGCCCAGTCTAGTACTTTGGCGGCATCATCGGCAGATAACGGACCTCGACCTGGTACTTTGGATTCCAAGACCCACTCGGCCACGTAGCCGGGGATACCACGGCTTTGCAGCTTGGAAGCACCCAGGCGGCGCTTATCAATCGAAACGCTGCCAAACACCCGCTCTACTTTGGCTTCTAAGGCGGCCATATCGACGCCATTGGTCAGCGGAGCCAGCGTGGGAGCAGTTGGTTCAAACAAGGTGAACAGGTCGTCCGAATTGGTATTCATGGTACAAGCAAAGATAGATTACAGGTCGCCCAGCAGGTCGACTTGCTGCGTTTGGAATTCGTCGGTGCTGAGTTGATTGATGAGCGGGAACGTTAGCTCCTGCCCGTCGGCTTGCTCAACTACGATGCTCACTTCGGCCGAGCCAATGCGCTGCCCGGTAGGCCAGTCGGCCAAGGATAGCGTTAACGTAGTAGTTTGCTTGCCCCACACAGTTCCTGCTGCACTCAGCTCGCGCACTGTGCCGGTGGTAGGCCAAGCAAGCACGAGACGACGCACCTGCACAGGGTGGTCGCCGTGGTGGGTAAGCTGTAACGTAACTGGACCCGTAGCCCCTACCCTAGTGCGACCGGCTGCACTACCAGATATGCGCGCAGGAACAACTTGGCGGCCTAGGCAAAGCCAAGGCACCACGACTTCCTCGGGCCAGATACCGCCGTGCGAGAAGTTGTCGGCACCGCTGGCTTGACTGCCATCGGGACGGCACACGCGGAAGCTGCGCTCATCACGCACCACCCCCACCCAACCGGGTAGATTAAACCAAGTGTTTGGGTCGAGCCAGTGGATATCGGGGGAAAGCTCAGGAGCTGGCCCGGCGCCAAGGCGGTAAGCTACCCGTCCATGGGCTTCAAAGCCATCTGGCACCGGGATTTCACGGGTACATGGCCCCAGCATGCGGCCGTGGTCGGTGGTGAGCAGTACGCGCAACGCGTGGGCACGCGGAACCGCTCTAGTTATATCCACAATAGTTTCGGCCAAGTTGCGCAAAATGCCGCGCACTGAGCGGCGCACCACAGACAACTCTCCCTTTTCGTGGTAAGCTTCGTCTGGCTGCAGCGGTTTCCATACAAGCATCTGACCACCTTGTAGCTGCCGGGCGCGGCTCACCGGGTCTTGACTGTCGCGCACGTCGCTGTCGGCTTCCGCTTTGAACTGGGCTTGGTGCAATTGCAACTGCTGGTACGGAAGGCCAGCCCGAACTGGGTCTTTGGTGAACTTGGTGATAGTGGGCAGCAAGCCAAAGCAAGGCGTAGCCTGCGTGGCAGCTACATTGCCGTGAGAGAGTTCGTGCACGAGGCGGGCCAACAAGCGAGCATCATTCCATCCCAAGCCGTCAGCAATTACCCATACGACAACTTCGTTGGCGTGCTGGGGCTTGATGCGGGTGGACTGGGTCCAGTACAGCTGCTGGTACGGGTGAGTCGCGCCGGTGAGCTGGGCTGGGTACGTACCTAATAACCACTCCCCAAAGGCCAAAGCATGAGTACGGGCTGTAGCGGCTGCCTGCGGATTATGTTCTTGCTCGGCCTGCCACGCTCGATAGGGCAAGTATTCATCGGTCACCCAACGGAGCACCGCTTCGGGCTCAGTGGGCAAAGCAGTTGGCTCGGGTGGGGGGAGCAACTTCTGTAAGCGGGTGTACTCGGCGGCAGGAAGGCTGCCACGCAGGGCCCGCAGCAAGTCATCGGACAGCACGGGAGGCTGCTCGTCGAGATAACGTAGCACCACATCCAAAGCTGCCGGGGTGAGGTCGGCGTGTCGGATGGCCGCACGGGTTTGGCCCCACCAAGCGGCAGCCGCTAAGCCTGCTTCGGTACCTGCTGGCGCGGCAGCTACTTGTGCACGTAGCTCGTCGTCCCACTGCTGTTTGGCTTGGGCAACCCACTCCACTGGCAACGGCAAAGGGCACTCTTCTAGCTGACTTAGTGCTTGGTATTCTGGGTAGCTAATGGCAGCGTCGGGTAGACCACACCAGGCGCGAAGCAGCTCTCGCGCCCCTGCGGCGGAGAAAGGCAACAAATGGTAAGCCGCGGCTGATTCAGCTTGCCAGCGGCTCACCCAGGCGCGCAGCACCGGTTCAGAGACGGAAGGCACACCATTAGTAGGTAGCAGCCACGACAGCCACTGCGCCGTCAAAGCCGACAGGGCCGCGGATTCGGCGCTGGGCTCGGCCTGCCAGAGCGTAGTGGCTTCGGGGTGTAAAGCCCCTAAAATGGTTGGCAAGTCCAGCGGGGTTGGCCAAGATGCTTCTCCCCACACAACTAGCAATTGTTGGGCTAACGCCTGGGCTTCGGCTGTAGCGAGGGAAGGCACAGCTTGGCGAATCTTTTCGCCGGGCGAAATAAGATGCCGGCACGAACCGCCGGCTTGTTCCCACCATGCTTCGGCCCAGTGGACTAGGGCTGATCCGCGCACTACTGCGGGCGCAGCTTGCCCTTGTGCTGCAAGCACGGTATAGCGCAGCCACTCTACCTCAGAGGTGAGAAGTGCGTGGCCGTGCGGCACTGGAG is a window from the Hymenobacter aquaticus genome containing:
- a CDS encoding P-loop NTPase fold protein is translated as MPTTNTTDAVRHYLVSRANYALLLTGKWGSGKTHFFRHKLTPMIKDTPTLGDASVKYEIIELSVFGLASIEEVETKIFVQLLPFLSEGTGNLLAKCAGLFTKAFLTFKTGSDWRITQAGGKVVEESATDIFAWFRSRSKKMAKSLVDFRRFVICVDDIERGIGEKGLDLTTLLGYLNTLVDNGFKLIAIANEDEIKSPQLEVLKEKVIGETLAFTQSLADVLDDVLAAEFPDQVVFQRFLLTQRDLLIELFPEDNLRTLIRFAHKMLPLYSSLTVAEEGALTKQVHLDSALPALVRFSAAIFNEHQRNKLSYLDRSSLDSVVMQLGQHLSLQSPESDSTSKPETVGGSILGKYYHGTKIKYHFFAHTFDYLVSGIAINADELIAELAAVFPIDSKGHLRPEQRALLNLEYEYIMTLDDKQYMQAVQEVLNYVDAGAYLIGDYITLYWKVLAFGNPLSLMREEVTMRLARGMKKSLSHSGPIPNAKQFLSLSGIQQGIDFSFLSRLRCITLHYNEQLIKQKIAGAQARAKELLADDINQLLAFASERAQLPLPLFADLDPEYFARQLLAYIPTFTQVPSLLQFRAAYDHASAENAFWHKVIEYLNTQVPPSGIQRYRVKRLARVLASFYKVAIAETIAEEVQLD
- a CDS encoding MerR family transcriptional regulator, whose amino-acid sequence is MKILIVSAKKLRRLLAEIINEKIQVLLKEVPMSQINSRNSAFEPVYLTTKQALSYLHISKPTLNKLRREGLVLGLHVSDNRVLYEKKQLDYYIKHHPADLNDK
- a CDS encoding cysteine desulfurase family protein, with product MPSTASTAVTLPLSGPSTMSLIYLDHHATTPCDPVVLEAMLPFFQGQFGNPSSPHFAGARTADAVQQAREQVAELVGAQPGEVIFTSGATESNNLALLGYARAARATNPRRRIVISSIEHKAVTNPAKQLAREGFEIVVLPVDSQGTIDLAAAREAINDQTLLVSVHSANGEVGTIQPIAKLAELAHAVGARLHTDAAQAVGKIPVDVLTWGVDMLSISGHKLYGPQGIGALIVHQPRRTQLEPLSYGGGQERSWRSGTLNVPGIVGLGAACARCQELLPTESVRLATLRDEFEGAVINAVPNAYRNGNPALRLPHNSSLTFPGIEADALLARLPIIALSTGSACDSGTIEPSTTLLSIGLSRDHARATVRVGLGRFNNSTELDYASTLFVDQINAVLSMLGV
- the brxL gene encoding BREX system Lon protease-like protein BrxL, giving the protein MNTNSDDLFTLFEPTAPTLAPLTNGVDMAALEAKVERVFGSVSIDKRRLGASKLQSRGIPGYVAEWVLESKVPGRGPLSADDAAKVLDWAARVVPKPDEGNIIRNRLLNGESVRILTPVQVDVVLSGKKAERVAKLPMIGEDRAQIAEHLLEAYPALLQQGMWGVAQLLYIRDQGIVITEFQPMQATVNLDRWREARREFKLEEWRALLLLTMGYNPAAYSPEAQQLVLARLLPLVQKNVHLMELAPKGTGKSYIYENISPLVRLVSGGNVSPSVLFVNNQTNQPGILARYAVVVLDEVQTLKFDNPAEIVGGLKGYLANGKISRGGKHEMASDCGFVLLANITLDANQRPANEPLVVSELPVFLQETAFLDRIKGMIPGWEVPKLSPASFAEQSGLKADYFSDILLHLRQELTTDAYCARHINLGPDAYQRNQESVRALASGYMKLLFPHGEVTPAEFYKYCVEPAIKLRQGVWDQLYTIDAEYRKYGRYITVERS